One part of the Polycyclovorans algicola TG408 genome encodes these proteins:
- the urtA gene encoding urea ABC transporter substrate-binding protein, whose translation MLGISLAAQAADTIKVGVLHSLSGTMAISETTLKDTVLMLVEEQNKKGGLLGKQLEAVVVDPASNWPLFAERARELLAKDKVDVVFGCWTSVSRKSVLPVFEELNGLLFYPVQYEGEESSKNVIYTGAAPNQQAIPAVDYLMNDLEVERWVLAGTDYVYPRTTNKILEAYLQAKGVKPEDIMVNYTPFGHSDWQGIVSEIKAFGSTGKKTAVVSTINGDANVPFYKELGNQKISAEDIPVVAFSVGEEELSGIDTGPLVGHLAAWNYFMSVDTPENAAFIEKWQAFIKSEKRVTNDPMEAHYVGFNLWAQAVEKAGTTDVDKVLTALPGLETPNLTGGVAKMLPNHHITKPVLIGEINADGQFDVVWETDGTVPGDAWSDFLPASKPIEADWVDLKCGNYNTETKECSGQNF comes from the coding sequence ATGCTGGGCATCAGTTTGGCCGCACAGGCCGCAGACACCATCAAGGTCGGCGTGCTGCATTCGCTCTCCGGCACGATGGCCATCTCCGAAACCACGCTGAAGGACACCGTCCTGATGCTGGTCGAGGAGCAGAACAAGAAGGGCGGCCTGCTCGGCAAGCAGCTGGAAGCTGTTGTCGTCGACCCGGCCTCCAACTGGCCGCTGTTTGCCGAACGTGCCCGCGAGCTGCTGGCCAAGGACAAGGTCGACGTGGTGTTCGGCTGCTGGACCTCGGTGTCACGCAAGAGCGTGCTGCCGGTGTTCGAAGAGCTGAACGGCCTGCTGTTCTACCCGGTGCAGTACGAGGGCGAAGAGTCCTCGAAGAACGTGATCTACACCGGCGCCGCGCCCAACCAGCAGGCAATTCCGGCGGTCGATTACCTGATGAACGATCTTGAAGTGGAGCGTTGGGTGCTGGCCGGCACCGACTACGTCTACCCGCGCACCACCAACAAGATTCTCGAAGCCTACCTGCAGGCCAAAGGCGTGAAGCCCGAGGACATCATGGTCAACTACACGCCGTTCGGACATTCCGACTGGCAGGGCATCGTCTCCGAGATCAAGGCCTTTGGCTCTACCGGCAAAAAGACGGCGGTGGTCTCGACCATCAATGGCGACGCTAACGTGCCCTTCTACAAGGAGCTGGGCAACCAGAAGATTTCGGCCGAGGACATTCCGGTGGTCGCCTTCTCGGTGGGTGAGGAAGAGCTTTCCGGCATCGACACCGGTCCGCTGGTCGGCCACCTGGCTGCCTGGAACTACTTCATGAGCGTCGACACGCCCGAGAACGCGGCCTTTATCGAGAAATGGCAGGCGTTCATCAAGAGCGAAAAGCGCGTTACCAACGACCCCATGGAAGCGCATTACGTCGGCTTCAACCTCTGGGCGCAGGCGGTCGAGAAGGCCGGCACCACCGATGTTGACAAGGTGCTGACCGCACTTCCGGGCCTGGAAACGCCGAACCTCACCGGCGGCGTGGCCAAGATGCTGCCCAATCACCACATCACCAAGCCGGTGCTGATTGGCGAGATCAACGCCGACGGCCAGTTCGACGTGGTCTGGGAAACCGACGGCACCGTGCCGGGCGACGCGTGGTCCGACTTTCTGCCGGCCAGCAAGCCGATCGAAGCCGACTGGGTGGACCTGAAGTGCGGCAACTACAACACCGAGACCAAGGAATGCTCGGGTCAGAACTTCTGA
- the urtB gene encoding urea ABC transporter permease subunit UrtB: MTRFLFPPLHRWLAALLLALLVGAAQAVTPDVVAEAEAEADFDYADAVQALPEANFRVKAEIVGELVRRGHAHARPLIEALLDNRLYANEAGVFIAEPNADDDADPQWRDALTLQTADATLTSRDRIRTNNSLRAALKTALAQFDLADPDAAVRLSAVRALSGDLDDDVRALLIVQQAGDDDAAVRREIDIALAVDQLNADDAAMRLAAITVLDGEHRNLVYNRVKPLADPANEADAEVRAAAAKVVTSIDGWREIYGGLETLFFGLSLGSVLVLAAIGLAISFGVMGVINMAHGELIMLGAYTTYVMQLLLPNHIGLALVLAIPAAFVVSGLVGVAIERGVIRFLYGRPLETLLATFGISLILQQVVRSIFSPLNRSVTSPEWMQGLWQINDLFSVTYNRLAIVVFMLIVFALLLLVMNRTSLGLKVRAVSQNRAMAKAMGVRTARVDAMTFGLGSGIAGIAGVALSQLTNVGPNLGQAYIVDSFMVVVFGGVGNLWGTLISGLTLGVLNKLLEPAAGAVMAKILVLVALILFIQRRPKGLFPQKGRAAEGH; this comes from the coding sequence ATGACCCGTTTCCTGTTTCCACCCCTGCACCGTTGGCTGGCCGCGCTGTTACTGGCGCTGCTGGTGGGCGCTGCCCAGGCGGTGACCCCGGACGTTGTCGCCGAGGCCGAGGCCGAGGCCGACTTTGACTACGCCGATGCAGTGCAAGCGCTGCCCGAGGCAAACTTCAGGGTCAAGGCCGAAATCGTCGGCGAACTGGTTCGGCGGGGTCATGCGCATGCCCGGCCGTTGATCGAAGCGCTGCTCGACAACCGGCTCTATGCCAACGAGGCGGGGGTCTTTATCGCCGAGCCCAATGCCGATGACGACGCCGACCCGCAATGGCGCGATGCCCTCACGCTGCAAACCGCCGATGCCACGCTAACGTCTCGCGACCGCATCCGCACCAACAACAGCCTTCGTGCCGCGCTGAAAACGGCGCTGGCGCAGTTTGACCTTGCTGACCCTGACGCCGCCGTCCGGCTGTCCGCCGTGCGCGCGCTTAGCGGTGATCTTGATGACGACGTGCGGGCGCTGCTCATCGTCCAGCAGGCCGGCGATGACGACGCGGCCGTGCGCCGCGAAATTGACATCGCCCTGGCCGTGGACCAGTTGAACGCCGACGATGCGGCAATGCGTCTGGCGGCCATCACCGTGCTCGATGGCGAGCACCGCAATCTGGTTTACAACCGCGTCAAACCCCTGGCTGACCCGGCCAACGAAGCCGATGCCGAGGTCCGCGCGGCAGCGGCCAAGGTGGTGACCAGCATCGATGGCTGGCGCGAAATCTACGGCGGGCTTGAAACCCTGTTCTTCGGGCTGTCACTGGGCTCGGTGCTGGTGCTGGCGGCCATTGGTCTGGCGATCAGCTTTGGGGTGATGGGCGTCATCAACATGGCGCACGGCGAGCTGATCATGCTCGGCGCCTACACCACCTACGTGATGCAACTGCTGCTGCCCAACCACATCGGCCTGGCGCTGGTGCTGGCCATTCCCGCCGCATTTGTCGTGTCAGGTCTGGTCGGCGTGGCCATCGAGCGTGGGGTGATTCGCTTCTTGTACGGGCGGCCGCTGGAAACCCTGCTCGCCACCTTCGGCATTTCGCTGATCCTGCAACAGGTGGTGCGCTCCATCTTTTCGCCGCTGAACCGCTCGGTGACCTCGCCCGAGTGGATGCAGGGTTTGTGGCAGATCAACGATCTGTTTTCGGTGACCTACAACCGCCTGGCGATTGTGGTGTTCATGCTGATTGTGTTCGCGCTTCTGCTGCTGGTGATGAACCGCACCTCGTTGGGCCTGAAGGTGCGCGCCGTGTCACAGAACCGCGCCATGGCCAAGGCAATGGGCGTGCGTACCGCGCGGGTTGACGCCATGACGTTCGGGCTGGGGTCCGGCATCGCCGGCATTGCCGGGGTGGCGCTGTCGCAGCTCACCAACGTGGGGCCGAACCTGGGGCAGGCCTACATCGTCGATTCGTTCATGGTGGTGGTGTTCGGCGGCGTCGGCAATCTGTGGGGCACGCTGATCAGCGGCCTGACCCTGGGCGTGCTCAACAAGCTGCTGGAGCCCGCCGCCGGTGCGGTGATGGCGAAAATTCTGGTGCTGGTGGCGCTGATTCTGTTCATCCAGCGTCGTCCGAAAGGCCTGTTCCCGCAAAAAGGCCGCGCGGCGGAGGGCCACTGA
- the urtC gene encoding urea ABC transporter permease subunit UrtC: MTPRTLLMGGRGGAIFLAVMALLAVVVPLLNLGVSPDSPLHLPDYWVTLLGKYLSYALLAIAIDLIWGYCGILSLGHTAFFALGGYAMGMYLMRQIGTRGTYGNAELPDFMVFLNWESLPWYWWGFDQFWFAMLMVLLAPGVLAFAFGWLAFRSRVGGVYLSIITQAMTYALMLAFFRNEMGFGGNNGLTDFKDILGFNLQAQSTRVGLFLATVVALTLGYLACLFITSSRFGRIIEAIRDAESRTRFIGYRVEYYKLALFTFSAMLAGVAGALYVPQVGIINPGEFSPINSIEAVVWVAVGGRGTLYGAALGAGIVNYAKTWFTTAFPEVWLYALGTLFVAVTLALPRGVVGLLSRRKGGKA; the protein is encoded by the coding sequence ATGACGCCCAGAACCCTGTTGATGGGCGGTCGCGGCGGCGCCATTTTCCTGGCGGTCATGGCGCTGCTGGCGGTGGTGGTGCCGCTACTCAATCTCGGCGTCTCGCCCGACTCGCCGCTGCACCTGCCCGACTATTGGGTGACCCTGCTCGGCAAGTACCTCAGCTACGCGCTGCTGGCCATTGCCATCGACCTGATCTGGGGCTACTGCGGCATTCTCAGCCTGGGTCACACGGCGTTTTTTGCGCTGGGCGGCTACGCCATGGGCATGTACCTGATGCGCCAGATCGGCACGCGCGGCACCTACGGCAACGCCGAGCTGCCCGACTTCATGGTGTTTCTCAACTGGGAATCGTTGCCCTGGTACTGGTGGGGTTTTGACCAGTTCTGGTTCGCGATGCTGATGGTGCTGCTGGCGCCGGGCGTGCTGGCCTTCGCCTTTGGCTGGCTGGCGTTCCGCTCGCGGGTCGGCGGGGTGTACCTGTCGATCATCACCCAGGCCATGACCTACGCCTTGATGCTGGCGTTTTTCCGCAACGAGATGGGCTTTGGCGGCAACAACGGCCTGACCGATTTCAAGGACATTCTGGGCTTCAACCTGCAAGCGCAATCGACCCGCGTCGGGTTGTTTCTGGCCACCGTGGTGGCGCTGACGCTGGGGTATCTGGCCTGCCTGTTTATCACCAGCTCGCGCTTCGGTCGCATCATCGAGGCGATCCGCGACGCCGAAAGCCGCACCCGCTTCATCGGTTATCGGGTCGAGTATTACAAGCTGGCGCTGTTCACCTTTTCGGCCATGCTCGCCGGCGTCGCCGGCGCGCTGTACGTGCCGCAGGTGGGCATCATCAATCCCGGTGAGTTTTCGCCCATCAACTCCATCGAAGCCGTCGTCTGGGTGGCGGTGGGCGGGCGCGGCACGCTCTACGGCGCGGCGCTGGGTGCGGGCATCGTCAATTACGCCAAGACCTGGTTCACCACCGCCTTTCCGGAAGTGTGGCTATACGCCCTGGGCACCCTGTTCGTGGCGGTGACCCTGGCCCTGCCGCGTGGTGTGGTGGGTCTGCTGTCGCGCCGCAAAGGGGGCAAGGCATGA
- the urtD gene encoding urea ABC transporter ATP-binding protein UrtD: MSLRETVHELTRRDKVFDFVNRPTERPSRVDISHTTILYLEDITVSFDGFRALDALTLYIDAGELRCIIGPNGAGKTTMMDVITGKTRPDAGQAWFGQTFNLLRMDEPDIAQAGIGRKFQKPTVFAEHSVFENLELSLAGQRGVWHTLFARLDGPQRDRIAEVMEIIGLQDLHTQRAGSLSHGQKQWLEIGMLLMQEPQLLLVDEPVAGMTPQETERTAELLTSLAGQRSVVVVEHDMAFVRSISRKVTVLHEGRVLAEGSIDDVQNDAEVRRVYLGE, from the coding sequence ATGAGCCTTCGTGAAACCGTTCACGAGCTGACCCGCCGAGACAAGGTCTTCGACTTTGTGAACCGACCCACCGAGCGGCCCAGCCGCGTCGACATCAGCCACACCACCATTTTGTATCTGGAAGACATCACCGTCAGCTTCGACGGCTTTCGCGCACTCGACGCGCTCACCCTGTACATCGACGCCGGTGAGCTGCGCTGCATCATCGGCCCCAACGGCGCCGGCAAGACGACGATGATGGATGTCATCACCGGCAAGACCCGGCCCGATGCCGGCCAGGCCTGGTTCGGCCAAACCTTCAACCTGCTGCGCATGGACGAGCCCGACATCGCCCAGGCCGGCATCGGCCGCAAGTTCCAGAAGCCCACGGTGTTTGCCGAGCACAGCGTGTTCGAGAACCTTGAGCTGTCGCTGGCCGGGCAGCGCGGCGTGTGGCACACGTTGTTTGCCCGTCTCGACGGCCCCCAGCGCGACCGCATCGCCGAGGTGATGGAGATCATCGGTTTGCAGGACCTGCACACGCAGCGCGCGGGCAGCCTGTCACACGGCCAGAAGCAGTGGCTGGAGATCGGCATGTTGCTGATGCAGGAGCCGCAGTTGCTGCTGGTCGACGAGCCGGTGGCGGGCATGACGCCGCAGGAGACCGAGCGCACCGCCGAACTGCTCACCTCGCTGGCCGGCCAACGCTCGGTGGTGGTGGTGGAGCACGACATGGCCTTCGTCCGCTCCATTTCGCGCAAGGTCACGGTGCTGCACGAAGGCCGCGTGCTGGCAGAGGGTTCTATCGACGACGTGCAGAACGATGCCGAAGTCCGGCGGGTGTACCTCGGTGAATAA
- the urtE gene encoding urea ABC transporter ATP-binding subunit UrtE, whose amino-acid sequence MLQTRGVQQFYGGSHILWDVDLDVTEGSITCLMGRNGMGKTTLLKCVMGLLPIREGRIEFAGDDLLRRAAEQRAGLGIGYVPQGREIFPQLTVEENLQLGVYVRPDRDRAALEPIYETFPVLKKMLRRRGGDLSGGQQQQLAIGRALVFNPKLLILDEPCEGIQPNIVAEIGDLLIRLNRETGLTVLLVEQKLPFARRVATDFRILDKGRLVAQGPIAGLSDDLVRKHLSV is encoded by the coding sequence TTGCTACAGACGCGCGGCGTCCAGCAGTTTTACGGCGGCAGCCACATCCTCTGGGACGTGGACCTCGACGTGACCGAAGGCTCCATCACCTGCCTGATGGGCCGCAACGGCATGGGCAAGACCACCCTGCTGAAGTGCGTGATGGGGCTGTTGCCGATCCGCGAGGGGCGTATCGAATTTGCCGGTGATGACCTGCTGCGCCGCGCCGCCGAGCAGCGCGCCGGGCTGGGCATTGGCTACGTGCCGCAAGGGCGCGAGATTTTTCCGCAACTGACCGTGGAAGAGAATCTGCAGCTGGGCGTATACGTGCGCCCCGACCGTGACCGCGCGGCGCTGGAGCCCATTTACGAGACCTTTCCGGTGCTCAAGAAAATGCTGCGGCGGCGCGGCGGTGACCTGTCGGGCGGCCAGCAGCAGCAACTGGCCATCGGCCGCGCGCTGGTGTTCAACCCCAAGTTGCTGATCCTTGACGAACCCTGCGAAGGCATCCAGCCCAACATCGTCGCCGAGATCGGCGACCTGTTGATTCGCCTCAATCGCGAGACCGGGCTGACCGTGCTGCTGGTCGAGCAGAAGCTGCCGTTCGCGCGCCGCGTGGCGACCGACTTCCGCATTCTCGACAAGGGTCGGCTGGTGGCGCAGGGGCCCATCGCCGGGCTGTCGGATGACCTGGTCCGCAAGCACTTGAGCGTTTGA
- a CDS encoding putative urea ABC transporter substrate-binding protein: protein MLAACSKAEPPPAEAPVEAAAAEIPSFKVCWTIYAGWMPWEFGAAEGIVAKWADKYDIGIEVVQINDYVESINQYTAGQFDGCTMTNMDALTIPAAGGVDSTALVVGDFSNGNDGIVLKGADKSLADLKGLPVNLVELSVSHYLLARGLESAGLSERDISVVNTSDADIVAAFATDDVQAAVTWNPLLAEIKATPASSLVFDSSQIPGEIIDLMVVNTETLAAHPELGKALTGAWYEIMALMASDDAAGVAARTHMAQASGTDLAGYEAQLAATRMFYAAADAAAFAASPELPETMEKVAAFSFTHGLLGDGAKDADVVGIAYPGGKTTGDTNNVKLRFTDAFATMAAEGKL from the coding sequence ATGCTTGCCGCCTGCTCGAAGGCCGAGCCACCACCGGCCGAGGCGCCGGTTGAAGCCGCCGCCGCCGAAATACCCAGCTTCAAGGTTTGCTGGACGATCTACGCCGGGTGGATGCCGTGGGAATTTGGCGCCGCCGAAGGCATCGTTGCCAAGTGGGCCGACAAATACGACATCGGCATCGAGGTGGTGCAGATCAACGACTACGTCGAGTCGATCAACCAGTACACCGCCGGGCAGTTTGACGGCTGCACCATGACCAACATGGATGCGCTGACCATTCCCGCTGCGGGCGGCGTTGACAGCACCGCGCTGGTGGTGGGCGACTTCTCCAACGGCAACGACGGCATCGTGCTGAAGGGTGCCGACAAATCGCTGGCCGACCTCAAGGGCTTGCCGGTGAACCTGGTGGAACTGTCGGTTTCGCACTATCTGCTGGCGCGCGGGCTGGAAAGCGCAGGCCTCAGCGAGCGCGACATTTCGGTGGTCAACACCTCCGATGCCGACATCGTGGCCGCCTTCGCCACCGACGACGTGCAGGCCGCGGTCACCTGGAACCCGCTGCTCGCCGAGATCAAGGCGACACCCGCGTCCAGCCTGGTGTTCGACTCCAGCCAGATTCCCGGCGAGATCATCGACCTGATGGTGGTCAACACCGAAACCCTGGCGGCCCACCCCGAACTGGGCAAGGCGCTGACCGGGGCGTGGTATGAAATCATGGCGCTGATGGCCTCGGACGATGCCGCCGGCGTCGCCGCACGCACCCACATGGCGCAGGCCTCGGGGACTGACCTGGCCGGTTACGAGGCGCAGTTGGCGGCGACCCGCATGTTCTACGCAGCAGCCGACGCGGCGGCCTTTGCCGCCAGCCCGGAGTTGCCGGAAACCATGGAAAAAGTGGCGGCGTTTTCGTTCACCCACGGCCTGCTCGGTGATGGCGCCAAGGATGCCGATGTGGTGGGCATTGCCTATCCCGGTGGAAAAACCACCGGCGATACCAACAACGTGAAGCTGCGCTTTACCGACGCGTTCGCCACCATGGCGGCCGAAGGCAAGTTGTAG
- a CDS encoding ABC transporter permease — MRLINRIPAHGARLSLAALPFVLLLAVYLMASSLRLADNPNDKLLPSPTQMVGAVERMAFSEDPRSGDVLLWKDTAASLKRLGLGLGISAVVGLMLGVAAGAIPLFSAPLSPLLRLLAMIPPLAILPLLFIVFGLGELSKVMLIVIGVAPCIARDLEGHARQIPAEMLIKAQTLGANTWTLILRVILPQLLPRLLISLQLLLGSAWLFLIAAEAIASTDGLGYRIFLMRRYLAMDVILPYVAWITLLAWLMDYGLRRASQRLFPWFVVADRR; from the coding sequence GTGCGCCTGATCAACCGCATTCCCGCGCACGGCGCGCGGCTGTCGCTGGCCGCGTTGCCGTTCGTATTGCTGCTGGCCGTTTACCTGATGGCCAGCAGCCTGCGCCTGGCCGACAACCCCAACGACAAGCTGCTGCCCAGCCCGACCCAGATGGTCGGCGCGGTGGAGCGCATGGCCTTCAGCGAAGACCCGCGCTCCGGTGACGTGCTGCTGTGGAAAGACACCGCCGCCAGCCTCAAGCGGCTGGGTCTGGGCCTGGGCATCAGCGCGGTGGTGGGCTTGATGCTGGGCGTGGCGGCAGGCGCGATCCCGTTGTTCTCGGCGCCGCTGTCGCCGCTGCTGCGGCTGCTGGCGATGATTCCGCCGCTGGCGATCTTGCCGCTGCTGTTCATCGTGTTTGGGCTGGGGGAGCTGTCCAAGGTCATGCTGATCGTGATTGGCGTGGCACCGTGCATCGCCCGCGATCTGGAAGGCCACGCCCGGCAGATTCCGGCCGAAATGCTGATCAAGGCGCAGACCCTGGGCGCCAACACCTGGACCCTGATATTGCGGGTGATCCTGCCGCAGCTTCTGCCGCGGCTGCTGATCTCGCTGCAACTGCTGCTGGGGTCGGCGTGGCTGTTCCTGATTGCCGCCGAGGCCATCGCCTCCACCGACGGGTTGGGCTATCGCATCTTCTTGATGCGCCGCTATCTGGCGATGGACGTGATCCTGCCCTACGTGGCGTGGATCACCCTGCTGGCGTGGCTCATGGACTATGGCCTGCGGCGCGCCTCGCAGCGGCTGTTCCCGTGGTTTGTCGTGGCGGATCGGCGATGA
- a CDS encoding ABC transporter ATP-binding protein: MSLLTLDHVWQRYGDHVVLENLSLAVDEGAFCSLVGASGCGKSTFLRLLLGQERPSQGRILLDGQPLPPEPDAARGVVFQKYSVFPHLTVRNNVLLGLELAASRFAGRLWGGARRSARDRADALLESVGLGPARDLYPSALSGGMQQRLAIAQALIMKPRILLLDEPFGALDPGIRKDMHALLLALWKQTGLTVFMVTHDLAEGFTLGTRLLVFDKPRLDPQHPEAYGARITYDIALNPDRLAARRVLPEQVIRRSESSQEVTA, translated from the coding sequence ATGAGTCTGTTGACGCTCGATCATGTCTGGCAGCGCTACGGCGATCACGTGGTGCTCGAAAACCTGTCGCTGGCCGTGGACGAAGGTGCGTTCTGCTCGCTGGTCGGCGCCTCGGGCTGCGGCAAGTCCACCTTCCTGCGCCTGTTGCTGGGGCAGGAACGACCCAGCCAGGGGCGCATCCTGCTCGATGGCCAGCCGCTTCCGCCCGAGCCTGACGCCGCGCGCGGGGTGGTGTTCCAGAAGTACTCGGTGTTTCCGCATCTGACGGTGCGCAACAACGTGCTGCTGGGGCTGGAACTGGCCGCGTCGCGCTTCGCCGGTCGGCTCTGGGGCGGCGCCCGACGCAGCGCTCGCGACCGGGCCGATGCACTGCTGGAATCGGTGGGGCTGGGGCCGGCGCGAGACCTGTACCCCAGCGCGCTGTCGGGCGGCATGCAGCAGCGGCTGGCGATTGCCCAAGCGCTAATCATGAAGCCGCGCATTTTGTTGCTGGACGAACCTTTCGGCGCGCTCGACCCCGGTATTCGCAAAGACATGCACGCATTGCTGCTGGCGCTGTGGAAGCAGACCGGGCTGACGGTGTTCATGGTCACCCACGATCTGGCCGAGGGCTTCACCCTGGGCACGCGGCTGCTGGTGTTCGACAAGCCGCGCCTCGACCCGCAGCACCCCGAGGCCTACGGCGCGCGCATCACCTACGACATTGCACTGAACCCGGATCGGCTGGCCGCGCGGCGCGTGCTGCCCGAGCAGGTGATTCGCCGCAGCGAATCCAGCCAGGAGGTTACGGCGTGA
- a CDS encoding urea amidolyase associated protein UAAP1: protein MKLLYRETLPGGAHASMVLRRGRLLRLTDIEGGANLALLAWNANEKTERLNLPDSLKCQHTARLTAGHCLYSDMGRVLLCIAADTLDWHDPIGGVSTADEVRARHGGGSFQTLRNDFVRNGHDNLLVEMGKWGLTRRDLAMNVNFFSKLASDEAAHLSFVPGHSAAGSAVDLYAPMDTLLVFTSIPHPLDPATTYAPKPVDMTLFDGADAAAITQKCRDTRPENGRGLTLTERYYL from the coding sequence GTGAAGCTGCTTTACCGCGAAACACTGCCGGGCGGCGCGCACGCGTCGATGGTGCTCAGGCGCGGCCGCCTGCTGCGGCTGACCGATATCGAAGGCGGCGCCAACCTCGCGCTGCTGGCGTGGAACGCCAACGAAAAAACCGAGCGCCTGAACCTGCCCGACTCGCTCAAATGCCAGCACACCGCGAGGCTCACCGCCGGGCATTGTCTGTATTCCGACATGGGCCGCGTGCTGCTGTGCATCGCCGCCGACACGCTGGACTGGCACGACCCCATCGGCGGCGTGAGCACCGCCGACGAGGTGCGGGCGCGCCATGGCGGCGGTAGCTTCCAGACCCTGCGCAACGACTTTGTCCGCAACGGCCACGACAACCTGCTGGTGGAAATGGGCAAGTGGGGCCTGACCCGCCGCGACCTGGCGATGAACGTCAATTTCTTCAGCAAGCTGGCGAGCGACGAGGCCGCGCACCTGAGCTTCGTACCGGGGCATTCCGCAGCCGGCAGCGCGGTGGACCTGTACGCGCCCATGGACACGCTGCTGGTGTTCACCAGCATCCCGCATCCGCTGGACCCGGCGACGACTTACGCCCCCAAGCCGGTGGACATGACCCTGTTCGACGGTGCCGACGCGGCGGCCATCACGCAGAAATGCCGCGATACCCGCCCGGAAAACGGTCGCGGCCTCACGCTGACGGAGCGTTATTACTTGTGA
- a CDS encoding urea amidolyase associated protein UAAP2 codes for MTFQHSPQNPADAARREIVSAGEAWMGELTAGQTFRILDLEGNQAVDTLFYNLADPSERYDAQRTVRQQAQVYLSTGSVLMSTLGRAMLTVTADTCGRHDTLGGACAQESNRVRYALDKGHMHSCRDNFLRAIAHDGRLDKRDLTANINFFMNVPVTADGGLSFADGVSAPGKYVELRADMDVLVLISNCPQLNNPCNAYNPTPIEVLVWG; via the coding sequence ATGACGTTCCAGCACAGCCCGCAGAACCCCGCCGACGCCGCGCGCCGCGAAATCGTCTCGGCAGGCGAAGCGTGGATGGGTGAGCTGACCGCCGGGCAGACCTTCCGCATCCTCGACCTGGAGGGCAATCAGGCGGTCGATACCCTGTTCTACAACCTGGCTGACCCGAGCGAGCGCTACGACGCCCAGCGCACGGTGCGGCAGCAGGCGCAGGTGTACCTCTCCACCGGCTCGGTGCTCATGTCCACCCTGGGCCGCGCCATGCTGACCGTGACCGCTGACACCTGCGGCCGTCACGACACCCTCGGCGGCGCCTGCGCGCAGGAGTCCAATCGGGTGCGTTACGCGCTGGACAAGGGCCACATGCACAGTTGTCGCGACAACTTTCTGCGCGCCATCGCCCACGACGGACGGCTGGACAAGCGCGACCTCACTGCCAACATCAACTTCTTCATGAACGTGCCGGTCACCGCCGACGGCGGGCTGAGTTTCGCCGACGGCGTGTCGGCGCCCGGCAAGTACGTTGAATTGCGGGCCGACATGGACGTGCTGGTGCTGATCTCGAACTGCCCGCAGCTCAACAACCCCTGCAATGCCTACAACCCGACGCCAATTGAGGTGCTGGTGTGGGGTTAG